A region of the Sminthopsis crassicaudata isolate SCR6 chromosome 6, ASM4859323v1, whole genome shotgun sequence genome:
ctattttaaaatatgaaagtgAAAATCTACActtaaaagtaagaaaaggaagaaaaacatataaagaatagaGAAAGTGCTCAGACATCACTTTAAATTCTCAGTTAATCAGTAataagttattaaatatttaccttgAATGATAGGCTTTTGGATCTAGGTCTACTATTCCTGCCATCCCAAGGAAAACAATATTCATGCTTCTTTTGTATATGCTCAGGATATCCAGGGAAGACTCAGTGATGGTCCATAGATCCCCTAATATCCTTCATCCCAGAGAGGTCAACAGCTGCTTGACTCACTCTCCTGGGTCCTGAGACTTCATTCAAGGGTGTAGAAGCCTTGATCTTTTCAATCATCCCCCAATGTTACTCATGATTCCAAGCAAGATAGTGCTATGTGAAGCACAGGGGATAGcaagaaagatgaaaacaacTCTTTGTTCCCCTGAAAAATCCCATTTAATAAGTAAGACCATATGTatataagtacacacacacacacacacacacaaacacacacacacacacagggtatATGCAAAAATCTCTATGCAAATTCTTGCCTTCCCAATGGCAAGAGGGGAAGTAGGCAGAGAGAAAATGTAGAAGTCaagattttaaaacatgaaagTTAAAATGTTCCTGTCTAactaagaaaagatcaaaaaacctattaatggttctctaatttcaCTAGGATTGATTTCATCTTACAACAAAGAATGGCTTCCTCTTGATATCATGATGAGTTTTTCCTCAGTGTAGAGCCTCCTGGTGGCTGACCTGGCCTCCTGCTCCCCCCATCCCCCACTGAGACCcaggccagtctgaaaggctctcagCAAAGCTAagtgggccccaggcaaggaaactagacttggaaggaaatcaaaaaggatttGCACTTGAActtctggctattcttgtggtgattccCCAACTGAAAGGAAGGtggctccaagacctccagaaaaccatcCAAGAACTTGAGAGTTTGGGCGCCCAAAGTGGGGCTAAGCACCTACATGtgtgacccagaaattaaggTGAGTACACAAACAGGCAAGAAGGAAACTCGGACAAGGGCTAACGTtgtatttcagctgaaatgggacaagggtttagaaaggagccttttCCACCTCAAGGAAAAGGTCTAGAAAGCATGGTGACACTGAAAAATGTTCAAGGTTTTCTGGTAATGGGGTCCAGGTCAGTGAagtctttgaaatattaaaagacacatctccttggttctctaagcacAAAGAATTCCATCCAGACCAAGGGAAAggagtaggagagcaactaagtgaatattacaatgagaatGGTGCtcattcaattcctaaagaagcATTTTATACCTACACCTGAATCCAATTGGTCTGAGGAAATGATGTCTGctcaagaagaaggaaaaagaagaaagagcaggaggggaaggatactgacaaactaggtgaaGAGCCTGAAGAATCAGGTAAGAATGGAGTgaagtacaattctgatgaaattaaggagagtGGTGCTTCCCAGCAGGAGACATTAGGACATTCCCCAACCCCTGACCTACCCCCCACCCCCAGGAACCTAttatgggtggagggagaaggaggaggaggaggggcagggACAGAATCAGCATCTCCTGTGAAGCAGTCTGTGACAAGATGGCAAAAGGCAAAAAGGGGGACAGGATATATCTGCTGGAATAGAAGAATACCCTGTGAGTGAAGACTTTGATCCTTCAGATCAagcaggagaagatacactcctttggatgtggggaaaaaaaatcaaggatttgaaaaagggctgtactctttatggggcttcTCATCTTAGGCGAAAATGGtgttagagaatttggcttttgaaatggTAACCCCTGGTGATGGCAAATGTATAGCAAGGGCATGTTGAGAACCTGGAAacaacttgttgtggcttttgggcTATAGTGCACTTTGTAGGATACAAGCCAGGGAGGTCTGACCTGAccaaagaaagcaggagatgttatggggcAGAAGTGAAATTGAACCAGGGAAGTGAATGATGGTGTCCTTGCCAGGTACTTAGTACATAATAGAGATTCCCCCCTAAGGCTACTGATGGGATTAGCATAGAGTATATCAACTGGGACAATCACAGCCagacattcattctctctctcagcTTTGTAGTGACTGGAGGCTGGAGGAAAAGAACTTCACCTCAGAGATTCATTGCATCTCCTAGCATCATGGAGGACTGGAAGAGGCTCAGAGAAGACAGAGCACTGGAGAATGGAGCACAAGCTCTgggactgagacagacttcaagaaaGAGACCCTGGAGGTCATCCTCCTCCTTGCTACCTCGAAAGCAAGACCCATTACAGAGGCCCTCCACAAAGGGGGGCCGGGCCCAGGcccagaactggaagagactcggcgaagacagaggactggaggctggagaaGAAGCTCTGGGACTTGGACGGATTTCAAGAAAGAGACCCTGTaggtcctcctcctccttcctccacagAAAGCAAGACCCATGCCAGAGGATCTCCAGAAAGCAGACCCAGGCCCACAACTGGAAGAGACTcggggaagacagaggactggaggctggagaaGAAGCTCTGGGACTGAGACATTCTTCAAGAAAGAGACTGTGGAGGTCATCCTCCTACTTCCTCCACAGCAACCAAGACCCATTGCAGAGGCCCTCAACAAAGggggcccaggcccaggcccaggcccaggcccaggcccagcaTTGGAAGAGACTCGgcgaagacagaggactggaggctgaagcacaaactctCGGACAGAGACAGGTTTCAAGAAAGAGACCCTGGAGGTCCTCCCCATCCTTCCTCCACAGAAAGCAAGATCCATGCCAGAGGATCTCCAGAAAGCAGACCCAGGCCCACAACTGGAAGAGACTcggggaagacagaggactggaggccgGAGAAGAAGCTCTGGGACTGAGACATTCTTCAAGAAAGAGACTGTGGAGGTCATCCTCCTACTTCCTCCACAGCAACCAAGACCCATTGCAGAGGCCCTCCACAAAGGGGGCCCGGGCCCAGGCCCAGCACTGGAAGAGACTcggggaagacagaggactggaggctgaagcacaaactctCGGACAGAGACAGGTTTCAAGAAAGAGACCCTGGAGGTCCTCCTCATCCTTCCTCTACAGAAAGCAAGACCCTTGCCACAGGATCTCCAGAAATTGGCCCCggaccccaggcaaggaaacacACTGTGAAGGAGACACTAGACTTTTGGGGACTCCATCACCTGCCAATTCTCCTGGGGATTGCTCTGATGAAACCAAGAATACCCAAATGAACACAGAGCCACCCATCAAAGCAATTCTTCACCAGAAACTGATAGAAACTGGTGAACGACAACGACTTCAACAGTGGCTAAGAGCTCAATTGCTCCAGTGTGGTTGGAAAGATCAACTACAAGCTCATTGTCAAGATGTGATTCAGCAAAAAGGCCTAGAACAGGTGACTGTGGACAACTTGGTAGCAGAACTCACTCTCAAAGGCAGAGAGCTTGTACCCCACAGTTTGATGGAGGAACTTTTCCAAAGAGTAAAGACCTTCTTGGCTCAGCACGACAGACCTTAAGAGGGGGCCGAACATCAACACCATGTACTTTGACTTCTTGCATCCACAAAGAACAGACATGCCATACCTTTGCAGGGCACTTGCTAAATTAGTCCTCTTTGGGTAGGATGCATTTTCCGTGTTTTCGTAGGATACTCTGTtggatccatttttttctccaaggtcatttttacaagaaatcaataagaaaatattttaaaataaaaacaaaaataacataaaaataagaaactatttaataaattttaaaatcatagaataactaatcataaaaatcataatataaaatcataacataaaacatttaaaatcaaaagtaaatttaaaaattgaataatcagaaatacaataaaaatcataaataataaaacttttaaagttttcaaaattacctatttCCACTCTCATAGTCTATGTTCTCTATTTTCAACTTTGAGCATTGACTATAAATGTTACCATCTTTCCCAAGAAAGATGGCCCATTACTCTTGTAACTGTCAGAAACACTGTCCCTTTGTCTCTTGTCCCCTCCCCCCTCAATACTAGCATTTAATAAGAGGATatgtaaataaacacacacacacacacacacacacacacacacacacacacacacacacacacacacatgcccagGGAATAGGCCAAAATGTCTATCCAAATTCTTGCCTTCTTAAAGGGAGAAGGGCATTTAGgcagagagaaaatttagaactcaatattataaaaaacgAAAGTGAAAAGGTTCAgataaaaggaattaaaggaagaaaaatatgtacaaaatagagAAAGTCCTCAGACATCACTCTAAATTCTCAATTAATCAGTAATAAGTTATTACATATTTACATTGAATGATAGGCTTTTGGATCTAGGTCTACTTTTCCTGCCATCCCAAGGATAGCAATATTCATGCTTCTTTTGTATATGCTCAGGATATCCAGGGGAGACTCAGTGATGGCCCATAGATCCCCTAATATCCTTCATCCCAGAGAGGTCAACAGCTGCTTGACTCACTCTCCTGGGTCCTGAGATTTCATTCAAGGGTGTAGAAGCCTTGATCTTTTCAATCATCCCCCAATGTTACTCATGATTCCAAGCAAGATAGTGCTATGTGAAGCACAGGGAATAGcaagaaagatgaaaacaacTCTTTGTTCCCCTGAAAAATCCCATTTAATAAGTAAGACCATATGTatataagtacacacacacacacacacacacacacacacacacacacacacagggtatATGCAAAAATCTCTATGCAAATTCTTGCCTTCCCAATGGCAAGAGGGGAAGTAGGCAGAGAGAAAATGTAGAAGTCaagattttaaaacatgaaagTTAAAATGTTCCTGTCTAACtaagaaaagaccaaaaaaacctattaatggttctctaatttcaCTAGGATTGATTTCATCTTACAACAAAGAATGGCTTCCTCTTGATATCATGATGAGTTTTTCCTCAGTGTAGAGCCTCCTGGTGGCTGACCTGGCCTCCTGCTCCCCCCATCCCCCACTGAGACCcaggccagtctgaaaggctctcagCAAAGCTAagtgggccccaggcaaggaaactagacttggaaggaaatcaaaaaggatttGCACTTGAActtctggctattcttgtggtgattccCCAACTGAAAGGAAGGtggctccaagacctccagaaaaccatcCAAGAACTTGAGAGTTTGGGCGCCCAAAGTGGGGCTAAGCACCTACATGtgtgacccagaaattaaggTGAGTACACAAACAGGCAAGAAGGAAACTCGGACAAGGGCTAACGTtgtatttcagctgaaatgggacaggggtttagaaaggagccttttCCACCTCAAGGAAAAGGTCTAGAAAGCATGGTGACACTGAAAAATGTTCAAGGTTTTCTGGTAATGGGGTCCAGGTCAGTGAagtctttgaaatattaaaagacacatctccttggttctctaagcacAAAGAATTCCATCCAGACCAAGGGAAAggagtaggagagcaactaagtgaatattacaatgagaatGGTGCtcattcaattcctaaagaagcATTTTATACCTACACCTGAATCCAATTGGTCTGAGGAAATGATGTCTGctcaagaagaaggaaaaagaagaaagagcaggaggggaaggatactgacaaactaggtgaaGAGCCTGAAGAATCAGGTAAGAATGGAGTgaagtacaattctgatgaaattaaggagagtGGTGCTTCCCAGCAGGAGACATTAGGACATTCCCCAACCCCCCTGACCTACCCCCCACCCCCAGGAACCTAttatgggtggagggagaaggaggaggaggaggggcagggACAGAATCAGCATCTCCTGTGAAGCAGTCTGTGACAAGATGGCAAAAGGCAAAAAGGGGGACAGGATATATCTGCTGGAATAGAAGAATACCCTGTGAGTGAAGACTTTGATCCTTCAGATCAagcaggagaagatacactcctttggatgtggggaaaaaaaatcaaggatttgaaaaagggctgtactctttatggggcttcTCATCTTAGGCGAAAATGGtgttagagaatttggcttttgaaatggTAACCCCTGGTGATGGCAAATGTATAGCAAGGGCATGTTGAGAACCTGGAAacaacttgttgtggcttttgggcTATAGTGCACTTTGTAGGATACAAGCCAGGGAGGTCTGACCTGAccaaagaaagcaggagatgttatggggcAGAAGTGAAATTGAACCAGGGAAGTGAATGATGGTGTCCTTGCCAGGTACTTAGTACATAATAGAGATTCCCCCCTAAGGCTACTGATGGGATTAGCATAGAGTATATCAACTGGGACAATCACAGCCagacattcattctctctctcagcTTTGTAGTGACTGGAGGCTGGAGGAAAAGAACTTCACCTCAGAGATTCATTGCATCTTCTAGCATCATGGAGGACTGGAAGAGGCTCAGAGAAGACAGAGCACTGGAGAATGGAGCACAAGCTCTgggactgagacagacttcaagaaaGAGACCCTGGAGGTCATCCTCCTCCTTGCTACCTCGAAAGCAAGACCCATTACAGAGGCCCTCCACAAAGGGGGGCCGGGCCCAGGcccagaactggaagagactcgggcaagacagaggactggaggctggagaaGAAGCTCTGGGACTTGGACGGATTTCAAGAAAGAGACCCTGTaggtcctcctcctccttcctccacagAAAGCAAGACCCATGCCAGAGGATCTCCAGAAAGCAGACCCAGGCCCACAACTGGAAGAGACTcggggaagacagaggactggaggctggagaaGAAGCTCTGGGACTGAGACATTCTTCAAGAAAGAGACTGTGGAGGTCATCCTCCTACTTCCTCCACAGCAACCAAGACCCATTGCAGAGGCCCTCAACAAAGggggcccaggcccaggcccaggcccaggcccagcaTTGGAAGAGACTcggggaagacagaggactggaggctgaagcacaaactctCGGACAGAGACAGGTTTCAAGAAAGAGACCCTGGAGGTCCTCCCCATCCTTCCTCCACAGAAAGCAAGATCCATGCCAGAGGATCTCCAGAAAGCAGACCCAGGCCCACAACTGGAAGAGACTcggggaagacagaggactggaggccgGAGAAGAAGCTCTGGGACTGAGACATTCTTCAAGAAAGAGACTGTGGAGGTCATCCTCCTACTTCCTCCACAGCAACCAAGACCCATTGCAGAGGCCCTCCACAAAGGGGGCCCGGGCCCAGGCCCAGCACTGGAAGAGACTcggggaagacagaggactggaggctgaagcacaaactctCGGACAGAGACAGGTTTCAAGAAAGAGACCCTGGAGGTCCTCCTCATCCTTCCTCTACAGAAAGCAAGACCCTTGCCACAGGATCTCCAGAAATTGGCCCCggaccccaggcaaggaaacacACTGTGAAGGAGACACTAGACTTTTGGGGACTCCATCACCTGCCAATTCTCCTGGGGATTGCTCTGATGAAACCAAGAATACCCAAATGAACACAGAGCCACCCATCAAAGCAATTCTTCACCAGAAACTGATAGAAACTGGTGAACGACAACGACTTCAACAGTGGCTAAGAGCTCAATTGCTCCAGTGTGGTTGGAAAGATCAACTACAAGCTCATTGTCAAGATGTGATTCAGCAAAAAAGCCTAGAACAGGTGACTGTGGACAACTTGGTAGCAGAACTCACTCTCAAAGGCAGAGAGCTTGTACCCCACAGTTTGATGGAGGAACTTTTCCAAAGAGTAAAGACCTTCTTGGCTCAGCACGACAGACCTTAAGAGGGGGCCGAACATCAACACCATGTACTTTGACTTCTTGCATCCACAAAGAACAGACATGCCATACCTTTGCAGGGCACTTGCTAAATTAGTCCTCTTTGGGTAGGATGCATTTTCCGTGTTTTCGTAGGATACTCTGTtggatccatttttttctccaaggtcatttttacaagaaatcaataagaaaatattttaaaataaaaacaaaaataacataaaaataagaaactatttaataaattttaaaatcatagaataactaatcataaaaatcataatataaaatcataacataaaacatttaaaatcaaaagtaaatttaaaaattgaataatcagaaatacaataaaaatcataaataataaaacttttaaagttttcaaaattacctatttCCACTCTCATAGTCTATGTTCTCTATTTTCAACTTTGAGCATTGACTATAAATGTTACCATCTTTCCCAAGAAAGATGGCCCATTACTCTTGTAACTGTCAGAAACACTGTCCCTTTGTCTCTTGTCCCCTCCCCCCTCAATACTAGCATTTAATAAGAGGATatgtaaataaacacacacacacacacacacacacacacacacacacacacatgcccagGGAATAGGCCAAAATGTCTATCCAAATTCTTGCCTTCTTAAAGGGAGAAGGGCATTTAGgcagagagaaaatttagaactcaatattataaaaaacgAAAGTGAAAAGGTTCAgataaaaggaattaaaggaagaaaaatatgtacaaaatagagAAAGTCCTCAGACATCACTCTAAATTCTCAATTAATCAGTAATAAGTTATTACATATTTACATTGAATGATAGGCTTTTGGATCTAGGTCTACTTTTCCTGCCATCCCAAGGATAGCAATATTCATGCTTCTTTTGTATATGCTCAGGATATCCAGGGAAGACTCAGTGATGGCCCATAGATCCCCTAATATCCTTCATCCCAGAGAGGTCAACAGCTGCTTGACTCACTCTCCTGGGTCCTGAGATTTCATTCAAGGGTGTAGAAGCCTTGATCTTTTCAATCATCCCCCAATGTTACTCATGATTCCAAGCAAGATAGTGCTATGTGAAGCACAGGGGATAGcaagaaagatgaaaacaacTCTTTGTTCCCCTGAAAAATCCCATTTAATAAGTAAGACCATATGTatataagtacacacacacacacacacacacacacacacacacagggtatATGCAAAAATCTCTATGCAAATTCTTGCCTTCCCAATGGCAAGAGGGGAAGTAGGCAGAGAGAAAATGTAGAAGTCaagattttaaaacatgaaagTTAAAATGTTCCTGTCTAACtaagaaaagaccaaaaaaacctattaatggttctctaatttcaCTAGGATTGATTTCATCTTACAACAAAGAATGGCTTCCTCTTGATATCATGATGAGTTTTTCCTCAGTGTAGAGCCTCCTGGTGGCTGACCTGGCCTCCTGCTCCCCCCATCCCCCACTGAGACCcaggccagtctgaaaggctctcagCAAAGCTAagtgggccccaggcaaggaaactagacttggaaggaaatcaaaaaggatttGCACTTGAActtctggctattcttgtggtgattccCCAACTGAAAGGAAGGtggctccaagacctccagaaaaccatcCAAGAACTTGAGAGTTTGGGCGCCCAAAGTGGGGCTAAGCACCTACATGtgtgacccagaaattaaggTGAGTACACAAACAGGCAAGAAGGAAACTCGGACAAGGGTTAACGTtgtatttcagctgaaatgggacaggggtttagaaaggagccttttCCACCTCAAGGAAAAGGTCTAGAAAGCATGGTGACACTGAAAAATGTTCAAGGTTTTCTGGTAATGGGGTCCAGGTCAGTGAagtctttgaaatattaaaagacacatctccttggttctctaagcacAAAGAATTCCATCCAGACCAAGGGAAAggagtaggagagcaactaagtgaatattacaatgagaatGGTGCtcattcaattcctaaagaagcATTTTATACCTACACCTGAATCCAATTGGTCTGAGGAAATGATGTCTGctcaagaagaaggaaaaagaagaaagagcaggaggggaaggatactgacaaactaggtgaaGAGCCTGAAGAATCAGGTAAGAATGGAGTgaagtacaattctgatgaaattaaggagagtGGTGCTTCCCAGCAGGAGACATTAGGACATTCCCCAACCCCCCTGACCTACCCCCCACCCCCAGGAACCTAttatgggtggagggagaaggaggaggaggaggggcagggACAGAATCAGCATCTCCTGTGAAGCAGTCTGTGACAAGATGGCAAAAGGCAAAAAGGGGGACAGGATATATCTGCTGGAATAGAAGAATACCCTGTGAGTGAAGACTTTGATCCTTCAGATCAagcaggagaagatacactcctttggatgtggggaaaaaaaatcaaggatttgaaaaagggctgtactctttatggggcttcTCATCTTAGGCGAAAATGGtgttagagaatttggcttttgaaatggTAACCCCTGGTGATGGCAAATGTATAGCAAGGGCATGTTGAGAACCTGGAAacaacttgttgtggcttttgggcTATAGTGCACTTTGTAGGATACAAGCCAGGGAGGTCTGACCTGACctaagaaagcaggagatgttatggggcAGAAGTGAAATTGAACCAGGGAAGTGAATGATGGTGTCCTTGCCAGGTACTTAGTACATAATAGAGATTCCCCCCTAAGGCTACTGATGGGATTAGCATAGAGTATATCAACTGGGACAATCACAGCCagacattcattctctctctcagcTTTGTAGTGACTGGAGGCTGGAGGAAAAGAACTTCACCTCAGAGATTCATTGCATCTCCTAGCATCATGGAGGACTGGAAGAGGCTCAGAGAAGACAGAGCACTGGAGAATGGAGCACAAGCTCTgggactgagacagacttcaagaaaGAGACCCTGGAGGTCATCCTCCTCCTTGCTATCTCGAAAGCAAGACCCATTACAGAGGCCCTCCACAAAGGGGGGCCGGGCCCAGGcccagaactggaagagactcgggcaagacagaggactggaggctggagaaGAAGCTCTGGGACTTGGACGGATTTCAAGAAAGAGACCCTGTaggtcctcctcctccttcctccacagAAAGCAAGACCCATGCCAGAGGATCTCCAGAAAGCAGACCCAGGCCCACAACTGGAAGAGACTcggggaagacagaggactggaggctggagaaGAAGCTCTGGGACTGAGACATTCTTCAAGAAAGAGACTGTGGAGGTCATCCTCCTACTTCCTCCACAGCAACCAAGACCCATTGCAGAGGCCCTCAACAAAGggggcccaggcccaggcccaggcccaggcccagcaTTGGAAGAGACTCGgcgaagacagaggactggaggctgaagcacaaactctCGGACAGAGACAGGTTTCAAGAAAGAGACCCTGGAGGTCCTCCCCATCCTTCCTCCACAGAAAGCAAGATCCATGCCAGAGGATCTCCAGAAAGCAGACCCAGGCCCACAACTGGAAGAGACTcggggaagacagaggactggaggccgGAGAAGAAGCTCTGGGACTGAGACATTCTTCAAGAAAGAGACTGTGGAGGTCATCCTCCTACTTCCTCCACAGCAACCAAGACCCATTGCAGAGGCCCTCCACAAAGGGGGCCCGGGCCCAGGCCCAGCACTGGAAGAGACTcggggaagacagaggactggaggctgaagcacaaactctCGGACAGAGA
Encoded here:
- the LOC141547341 gene encoding transcription and mRNA export factor ENY2-like translates to MNTEPPIKAILHQKLIETGERQRLQQWLRAQLLQCGWKDQLQAHCQDVIQQKGLEQVTVDNLVAELTLKGRELVPHSLMEELFQRVKTFLAQHDRP
- the LOC141547342 gene encoding transcription and mRNA export factor ENY2-like, with the protein product MNTEPPIKAILHQKLIETGERQRLQQWLRAQLLQCGWKDQLQAHCQDVIQQKSLEQVTVDNLVAELTLKGRELVPHSLMEELFQRVKTFLAQHDRP